In the genome of Salana multivorans, the window AACGCGATCGACGGGTTCGACGGGTGGAGCGACGCCCCGATCGTCGTCAACGCGATCGGCAGGACGCTGGTGACCGGCAACACGTTCGGCGAGCACACCCAGGGCAGCTTCGACCCCGAGACCGAGAACGGTCGCCAGTGGTTCGTCTGGAACACCACCGGCCTGGTGAACCACAAGGTGCAGACGTTCCGCGCCGAGGACGTCCGCCTCGACGGGACGACCGGCTCGTTCACGGCGACCCGGCCCGAGCCCGAGGCCGGCAACACGGCGGCCACCGCGCCCGTGACACTGCACGTCTACTGGACCGCCGACGACCACGCCGAGGAGTACCTCGGTGCGATCGCCGACGTGACGCCGGGTCAGCGCGTGTCCATCCCCACCGCGCACACCACCGGGTACCTGCGGGTGCAGACGGTGGACGCGAGCGGCAACACGTCGCAGTACTCGAGCATCGACCAGGACGTCACCGTCGCCCCGGGGCCGCCCGTCGTGACCGGGACGACCGCGACGTCGGCGACCGGGACGGGCGAGCCCGAGGCGACCGTCGTCGTGCGCGACGCCGACGGCGAGGACGTCACCGAGGCGAGTGTCGACGCGGAGGGGAGCTGGACGGCTTCCGGCCTGGCCTGCGGCACCACGTACACGGTCGTCCAGATCGTCGACGGGGTCGAGAGCGACGAGGCGGAGCTCACGACGCAGGACTGCCCGGCGGCGCCGGCGGCCCCGGTCGTCGAGGAGGTCACCGCGGACGTCGTCCGGGGGACCGGTGAGCCGGGCGCGACCGTCACGCTGCGTGACGGGGACGGCGCGGTGGTCGCGACGGGTCGCGTGGCGGAGGACGGCTCCTGGTCGTTCGACGGGGCGGAGCTGGCCTGCGGGACCAGCTACACGGTGACCCAGACGGTCGACGGCGTCGACAGCGAGCCGGCCGAGCTCACCACGCCCGCGTGCGTGACGCCGACGCCCACGCCGACGCCGTCGACCTCGTCCACGGCGACGCCGTCGCCGAGCGCGAGCTCCGGTGGGCACCTGTCCGACACGGGCGCCTCCGGCGTCGGGATGGTGGCGCTCGGCACGCTCGTGCTGCTGGCCGCCGGCGGTGCCCTGGTGCTCGCGACCCGTCGTCGCACCGCCTAGGCGCGATGCGGGAGGATGGGGCGGCGACCCAGGGGGCGCCGCCCCATCCGACGCGCGGGGGCGTGCGAGGGAACGCCGTCGCTCGGGGTTGAGGGACTCGGGGGTTGAGGGAACGTGTCATCGAGGAGGCCGATGGGCCGCGCCGCGTCCTGCCGCGTCGCCATCGTCGAGGACCACCGGCTGCAGCGGCTTCGGACCGAGGACCTGCTCCTGCGCGGTGGCGACTTCACGATCGTGTTCAGCGGCGAGTCGCTGCCGGAGTTCATGACGTGGGTGCGGTCGACGCCACCGGGTCACCGGCCGCACCTGCTCGTCCTCGACCTCGTCGTCGAGCGGCAGCCGAACGTCGACGTGAACCTGGTCGCGGCGCTGCTCCGGGCGGGGCTGCGCATCGTCGTGCTCACGGCGATGTCCTCGCCGCCGCTGGTCCGCCGGATCGTGCGCGCCGGCGTCACGGTCGTCGTCGGCAAGCGCGACCCCGAGGAGGACGTGCTGGCCGGCGTGCACGCCGCGCTGCGCGGCGAGGAGTGGATGACGTCGGAGCTGGCGGCCGTGCTCGCCGGCGACCCGGACCGGCCGCGGCTGAGCCAGCAGGAGGAGCGCGCGCTCGTGCTCTACGCGACGGGGCTCACCGTCGAGCAGGTCGCGACGTCGATGGGCATCGGCCGGGACACGGCCAAGCAGTACCTCGACCGGGTGAAGAAGAAGTACGCCGCGGCCGGGGTGCCGGTGCGGTCCAAGCTCGACTTCGGGCGGATCGCCTGGTCGGAGGGGCTGATCGACCCGGAGTCGGGATCGGCCTCGTCGGTGTGGACGGACGCCGCGGGGGCCGGGGACGCCAGGGAGCCCGCGGAGTAGGCCGCCCTCGCTCAGGTCCCGCGGCCGTACCTCTTGTGCGCCGCCTGCCGGCTGACGCCGAGGAACATCGCGATCGCGGCCCAGGAGTACCCGGTGTTGCGGGCGCGGCGGACGGCCACCTCCTGGCGGCGCTCCAGGTCGGCCCGCTCGCGGCTGATCGCGAGGAGCTCCTGGAGCGGGTCGGGGTCGGCGGCCCCGAGCGACGTGCGCGTCATGTCATCCTCCTGCTGGCGGTCGGGATCGGGGATCCCGTCAACCTAGGATGACAGCGCGATGTCGTGGTGTCAACCTGCATTGACGACGGCCGGTGGCCCGGCGCGCCCTCGGCGCGGCGCGGGTACCGTGGGCGGATGCCCGTCGTGGAATCGTCGATCGTCGTTCCCATCGACCCGGCGACCGCGTTCGCGGTGTCCCAGACGACCGGCGCGACGCGGCTGCGCTGGGACCCGTTCGTCCGTCGCCAGCGGTTCCTCGACGACGCCGTCGCGCCCGCGAGGGGGGTGCGGACGCTCACCCGGCACACCTCGGGGCTGACCATGGTGAGCGAGTACGTGTCGTACGCGCCGCCGACGAACGTCGGCATGCGGATGGTGACCGGCCCCTGGTTCTTCGCGAACCTCGCGGGCGGCTGGCGGTTCAAGCCCGCCGACGGCGGGACGCTGGCGACCTGGAAGTACAGCTTCGCCTGCCGCCCGGCCTGGCTCGCCCCGCTGGCCGAGCGGATCGGCGCGCGCGTCCTGCAGCGCGAGATCGACCGGCGGATCGCCGGCTTCGCGCGCGGCTGCGCCGACCCCGTCGTCCTCGCGGAGGTCCGCGCGGGCGCGTGAGCCCCCGGGGCCGTGGACAGGCCGCCACCGCCGGGGCCGCGGACGGTAGCGTGGCATCCGTGAGCGATCTGTACAGCGAGGCCGGGGTCGACGTCGAGGCGGGCGACCGCGCCGTCGAGCTGATGAAGGCGGCGGTCGGCCGGACCCAGGGCCTGCAGGTGCTGGGCGGCGTCGGCGGGTTCGCCGGGCTCTGGGACGCCTCGGACCTGCTCACCTACTCCCGGCCGCTCCTGGCGACCTCGACCGACGGCGTCGGCACCAAGGTCGCCATCGCGCAGCGCCTGGACAAGCACGACACGATCGGCATCGACCTCGTCGGC includes:
- a CDS encoding DNA-binding response regulator, coding for MGRAASCRVAIVEDHRLQRLRTEDLLLRGGDFTIVFSGESLPEFMTWVRSTPPGHRPHLLVLDLVVERQPNVDVNLVAALLRAGLRIVVLTAMSSPPLVRRIVRAGVTVVVGKRDPEEDVLAGVHAALRGEEWMTSELAAVLAGDPDRPRLSQQEERALVLYATGLTVEQVATSMGIGRDTAKQYLDRVKKKYAAAGVPVRSKLDFGRIAWSEGLIDPESGSASSVWTDAAGAGDAREPAE
- a CDS encoding SRPBCC family protein, whose amino-acid sequence is MPVVESSIVVPIDPATAFAVSQTTGATRLRWDPFVRRQRFLDDAVAPARGVRTLTRHTSGLTMVSEYVSYAPPTNVGMRMVTGPWFFANLAGGWRFKPADGGTLATWKYSFACRPAWLAPLAERIGARVLQREIDRRIAGFARGCADPVVLAEVRAGA